CGCCGGCCACGTTGCCGTAGGCCGATCGCGAACCGTCATGCTGGGGACCGCATGCACGCACATACTGGCGGCGCTACAGTCGCCGTTGCCAATAGCCCGCAATCGATCGCGCCGTCCGCAAGCGTCGAGGCGTCGTGCGATCTCGAAATCAGTGAATGCGCGACACACCTGCGACTGCTGGTCGCGGCGGGCTTTGTGATGACCCTGCTCAGTGCAAGCCTCGCCTTCGACTTGTGGGACGGGCTCGGCGACTACGGTACGACGGACGGCTATGTCGGTGTCGCCTTGTTTGGCTTGGTGACCAGCAGGCTGATCCGGCTGCACCCGGCCGAGCTGGGCCGGTGGTGCTCGTCACTCCTTTCGGCATCCGCGATCTGCGCATCGGTCATGAATTCCTGCTGTGGGACTCCATTGCGGAGATTTCGGCTGAGGAAAGCCGCGGGCACAAGATGATCGTGCTGACGCCGACGCCGGCCTTGCGGCGGCAGCTCGGCGCCATCCGCGGCTTGGGCCGACGGGCGCAGAGCGATCGGATTGTCATCCATTCGGAGGGGGTGGCGACCGATTTTGATACATTGCTGCGTGCTTGTCGCGACTGTCATGCCGCCGGCGGTCCGCGCACTGCATTGCAGCAGGAAGATGAACGAGCGACGCAAGGCGGCGCTCAAGGCTTCGCCGTAGAAGCGTCATAAGATCGCCGCCCGCAGCTCGCTATGCTGCGGCGCCGGATGGGCGCATCCCCGGTAATGCCCGGATGTTGCGACCAAGTGACATTTTCTGGAAATGAGCCAATATAGACATAGATTCGCACAAATTACAGGCATGTGCCTGTTCGTAACTCATGGAGTGCCTACGTTGTGCGTTGCGTCGAGTTGGCACCCGGGTGTCCAATGATCGTCATGTGCTCACGCTGATTCGAAATGGCCTGAGGAACGGTCCGGTAACTGCTTTCGTTTCAGCTTGTAGCGGAACTCACGCGGAGAGGGATCATGTACAACGATTCTCTATTCAACGCTTTCGCTCGGTCGTTCGAGGCGAGAAGCCAGCACGACATGTCGATGGCGGAATATCTGGAATCGTGTCGAAGCGATCCCATGAAATACGCAAATGCGGCCGAGCGACTGCTAGCAGCGATCGGCGATCCGCAGACGATTGACACGGCCAAGGACCCACGCCTTGGCCGTATTTTTTTGAACCGCACCATCCGCACCTATCCGGCCTTCGCCGGCTTCTACGGTATGGAAGAAACCATCGAACGCATCGTCGGTTTCTTCCGGCACGCGGCGCAGGGCCTCGAAGAGCGCAAGCAGATCCTCTATCTGCTCGGTCCGGTCGGTGGCGGCAAGTCCTCGCTCGCCGAGCGGCTCAAGTCGCTGATGGAAGTGCAGCCGATCTACGTGCTCAAGGCCGGCGATGAGCTCTCGCCGGTGTTCGAGAGCCCGCTCAGCCTGTTCGATCCCGATCATCTCGGGCCGATGCTGGAGGAGAAATACGGCATTCCGCGCCGGCGTCTTACCGGTCTGATGAGCCCGTGGTGCTACAAGCGGCTGGAAGCCTTCGGCGGCGACATCTCACAGTTCAGAGTCGCAAAAATCCAGCCGTCGCGGCTGCGTCAGATCGCGGTCTCCAAGACCGAGCCTGGTGACGAGAACAACCAGGACATCTCCTCGCTGGTCGGCAAGGTCGATATCCGCAAGCTCGAGACCTACGCGCAGAACGATCCTGATGCCTACAGCTATTCCGGCGGCCTCAACCGCGCCAACCAGGGCATCCTCGAGTTCGTCGAGATGTTCAAGGCGCCGATCAAGATGCTGCACCCGCTGCTGACCGCGACGCAGGAGGGTAACTACATCGGCACCGAGAACATCGGCGCGATCCCGTTCACCGGCGTCATTCTCGCGCACTCCAACGAGGCGGAGTGGGCGAGCTTCAAGGCCAACAAGAACAACGAGGCCTTCATCGACCGCATCTGCGTGATCAAGGTGCCGTACGTGCTGCGGGTCACCGAAGAGCAGAAGATCTACGAGAAGCTGATCCAGGGGTCGGAGCTGGCGTCTGCGCCGTGCGCGCCGTCGACACTGGAAACGATGGCTCGGTTCTCGGTGATGTCGCGCCTGCGCAAGCACGAGAATTCCACGCTGTTCGGCAAGATGCGGGTCTATGACGGCGAGAGCCTGAAGGAATCCGATCCGAAGGCGCGCAGCGTCCAGGAATATCGCGACGCCGCCGGCGTCGACGAAGGCATGGACGGCGTCTCCACCCGCTTCGCCTTCAAGATCCTGGCTGCGACCTTCAACCATGACCCGCAGGAGGTCGCAGCCGATGCCGTGCACTTGATGTATGCGCTGGAGCAGTCGATCCG
This is a stretch of genomic DNA from Bradyrhizobium sp. CB2312. It encodes these proteins:
- a CDS encoding PrkA family serine protein kinase — its product is MYNDSLFNAFARSFEARSQHDMSMAEYLESCRSDPMKYANAAERLLAAIGDPQTIDTAKDPRLGRIFLNRTIRTYPAFAGFYGMEETIERIVGFFRHAAQGLEERKQILYLLGPVGGGKSSLAERLKSLMEVQPIYVLKAGDELSPVFESPLSLFDPDHLGPMLEEKYGIPRRRLTGLMSPWCYKRLEAFGGDISQFRVAKIQPSRLRQIAVSKTEPGDENNQDISSLVGKVDIRKLETYAQNDPDAYSYSGGLNRANQGILEFVEMFKAPIKMLHPLLTATQEGNYIGTENIGAIPFTGVILAHSNEAEWASFKANKNNEAFIDRICVIKVPYVLRVTEEQKIYEKLIQGSELASAPCAPSTLETMARFSVMSRLRKHENSTLFGKMRVYDGESLKESDPKARSVQEYRDAAGVDEGMDGVSTRFAFKILAATFNHDPQEVAADAVHLMYALEQSIRREQLPEETEKRYLEFIKAELAPRYAEFIGNEIQKAYLESYSDYGQNLFDRYVDYADAWIEDQDFKDPDTGQLLDRELLNQELTKIEKPAGIANPKDFRNEVVKFSLRARAQNAGKNPTWTSYEKIRDVIEKRIFSQVEDLLPVISFGSKKDGETEKKHGEFVARMVERGYTERQVRRLVEWYMRVKQAG